In Zingiber officinale cultivar Zhangliang chromosome 3A, Zo_v1.1, whole genome shotgun sequence, the DNA window taatttgaattgactttctctagtctagtttgaattggacttaatctaataattagattcaattgagtctaactcaataagtccaattcggattagacttaatccaattattcatcatataaatatatttccaaatctacttgttctttgtgtttgACCCagtaggttctcgtaacgttggcaatgtatccaaatcaacatttagatacagaaataatgagtggcatctagcaagacatcattgctacccaagtgacgagaagatcaagatccgacctaacctgtccgtggctatttcttgtatgacttggtccctctatccttgatatctaggttgatcaatgaggcatagaccgtgtcatcctcttatcaacctttgtgtttcttgatctctaagtagacacattcaatcaaataagctcaatatctcatattgactcatttgcacatggtcatgctttcttgtgtcctactaatcaaggggtccacagatatcgctttcgtcatatggaagggataaattccatctacatcactcacatccctccgcataattcattgcatacccagtgatcgactttattgtccaccttgttgcAGGTGGCGTTtgctgataccaaagtacacaactccttatgtagggaccgTAGTAACTTCAGATCCAAGGACTactcataccaatagtcacatgagaatatttatgacactcatataacgatccatgaaacattctcatggcgggtcattcactATATATTCTCtgatatatactcatgtgtcaatctgatatctcatatccatgacttgtgagattaagtcatccgttgacctacatgctagtctcaacgcattaatattgtccttgtatattaatgtttgactaggaatagttaagagtagtgttctatatatatctacatatctcactatcaattcaactaattgatatgttgtagataagaacctactacacaaggacattattatatttattcaattggcactgaattgaaataaatataataatcaactttgccttttatttataatgaaatatgatacaataatgtgccctttacaatcatctcataattgacattagggctaatactaacaatttaTTACAAATTATATAAGTTTTACAAAATAAGAAACTATACTATCTTTCATATTCCAACCAAAGATAATGAGATCTAAAGTTATCTTAGATGTATATATACTAATAGTAAAATAACAAAATGACTATATCATGTTATAAATCTAAATACTAACTTAACATAGgtaatatttaataaattatatctgaaAATGAATAGTCTTGCCAGGGGCGGATCCAGAGGGGGGGCGGCATCGGTGGTCACCCCCCCTGTCGGCAGTGCAACCTGTAGTATTATGGGGTTTCATTGGTGGAGATAGAGTATACCGCCCCTTGTTCCATGTAAAAATTGATCGCGCTCAGCTCAGATCATGATCGACCCTCCATGCTTAAATTCCTGGATCCGCCAGAAGAGCAGCAAATGTAGtaacctacaaaataaaaaataattaggtAAAATTAATCACAAAGAATGACAAGGTAGGATAAATTCATTGTAGGACCAAGCTGGCacttaaataagttgtcagtcgCGGGCTACAGGTTGCCAAGCTGCTAGCCGCAGTCAAGCTCATGACCAATAGCTAGTGGCTAGCCATGCTACGGTCGACCATGCTTCCGGCTACGAACTGGCGATTGGCCAAGCCACCAAAGCAGTTGGTCATGTTGGCAACGACGACCTAGCTACCAACGACGCCAACATAGCCCCCACTACGTGTGATGGCGACTGACATAGCCGCGTGCTGGCAGTCGGCACAGCTGCCAGCCGTATGCTAGCTCCGCACAGCCACCAGCCATGTGCTGGCGACCGGCATAGCTGCCAGCCACATGTTGTGTCAACTGCTAGTTGCTGTCGACGTTGGGAAAAGGGGGAGAGAGGGGAGGAGAGAACTCACCGAAAATTGTTGAGGTAGATCATACTTGGGATCGAACATGCCCGTGAGGAGAATTCAAGGTTGGGCCCTAGAATTTTATAGACTTATCGACAGAATTATGTCCATCGAGAATCCGTTGATAATTACTGACGAAACTTAATACCTGTTGGTAATCCCTGTATTACTGATGGAATATGTGTTTCGTCAGTAATTACTGATGGAAAAATCGTTCCGTCGGTAATTCTTATTTGATATTATCAAGAAAATAATCATTCAATAGGTAATACCTACAGAATAGTCATTCCATCCGTAAACTTATTGGTAAAGCTAGGATCCTCGAATTATGACTAGCCctattgataaaattttatgtCCGTCCATAATTATCAACAGGATTTATTTATATcgatatttatcaataaaaatttatttgatccATAATTCTGTcgctattttaaaatatttttacagTGAGTGTCAAATAAGGTTGCAGTGCTTCAATACTGGCGTGAAGTGTCAGGACATTAGTTTTTAGGCTTAGAGAAAAAAGCATTTAGGGccttaacaaaattaaatataaatatcatttaaattattaaaaatcaaGAGTCTAAATAAAATTGGGGCATAGACCTATGTTTTAATAGTCTATGCATTTGACCTTCACTTGATTGTTgaaatgttaaaaataaaaataattttggaagtaAAAAATTAGGAATAATGAGCTATTGTGACAATGAATGAAAAATGATGCTCTGCTTTTTTACGATTCCATTAATAAATaacgttattttattttatttttgaacaaAGAATTTTAAGTCTAATTAATATATTGCTCGCTCGAGTGTGTGATTTTAGTTTAGTtagaataatttaattaactttgattAAGTCgataagaaatattttaatatttaatatattacagttttaatcaactttatgatatatcaagaataaaattattttgtGTGGAAACAATAATTGGAAACAAAAATCCAATTATTTTTTTCCACgagaataaaattattttatgattgaaaaaaaaatccttcaCACTTCAATTGACCTcgtaatttaaatttattcataTATTCCGGAAGCTAACTGAcaaacataattattttttactagaaaaaaaataaattattattattattattatttcaagaTAATAGTACATCCTCTAACgaataataaattcaaatcttAATTGAAATTTTCTCTCTGATAAATAATATTGGTAgtatagatttatttttattagCGCATCTTGATTTATCTTGTCCATCAAAAAATTTTGTGTCGACATTCAAGGATTTATCTGTTTGAAGAATTTAGtgtcaacttaaaaaaaaaaatatttttaaataaaaaagaatacaaaatgtttttcaatattttttaagatAGAAATTCTGTTTAACTTTAAccgtaataaaaataaaagagcgCCTATTTCACCAGTAAGTTTACAAGTTGATTCTAGCATTGACACGTGGTCTTGTTTACGACTCTTTGTTGACTTAATTGGTTAAATTTTAAAACGGTCAGTGAAATGGGCTCGACTTCGTCTGCAGCCCAAAAGCCCAAGACCGCCACGAATTTAGAGAAGAAGCTGACGAAACCTTGTTCCCTGTCCTGTCTCACAGTGTCACACAGATAGGTCACTCCGATTCCTCTTTCCTCCCCCTCGTTGCACCTCCGCAACAATCGCGCCGTCTGCGGACTTCGACACAAACTGCGCCGCCACGGCGGCGGCGGATACTTCATGCGTACATCGCTCGGGGTGGTGGTGACGCTCCGCCGCCTCCGCGACCACCTCGCGCCCGACCTCCGCCGGTCACCGCCCTTCCCCCTCTTCCCTTTCTCCTCCTTGTCCGGCTCCATTGGCGTGCCTCCTGCTTCTTGCCTCCCGTCCCTCGTTCCGCACTCCAGCTCTCGTGGAGAAGAGAAATCGACACAGACAAGGGATCACGCTCTCGGTTTCTTCTTTGCTTCCCCGCGGTCTGGTGCCGCCATCTTTAGGCCTTTTCTTGTGAAGTATTGTTCCCGGGAGTACTCATCCTCTGCGAAGCTTCCTGGAAGTGGAACTTCTGCTACTTTGACATCTCAAGTTCGCAGTTaagtttccttttcatggaaGTGAGAGACCCTAGATTTTATCCATTCACGGTTGCTTATGATGGCTGCGCTTGCAGATTATTCTCTCAGGGTTGCAAAGGCTAAAACTATAGCTTTTGATGATGGACTCAGGTCAGTTGGCCGTGCAGTACATTTAACCTTTTTTTAATCAAGAAATTGAAATGATCCTCCTTGAACTCTGTAGTTTCTAGATCACAACTTATGATCGTCAAATCTTGGCCATCTTCTTGTCATTCTTTTCTCTCAATGTCACAGTTGCAATCTAGTGTTTTCTTGTGCATATTTACTTAATTGAGGTTGTGGAGTTACTTCTTGTAGCTCAAATTCCATTGAAAATATTCCTTATGTAAAATTGGGTAAGATTATCcatataatttcaaacttaaattaagagTACCTAACATAGCACTTCACCTATTAACCAAAAAAAGTTCTTGGAACTTTATCAAGTGGGGAATGCTAAACATTATTACAAAGATTCCCCTTTTCTTGTTGCTCATTACAAGCCTCAGTTTCATATAAAAACAATATTGACATTGCTAAGTTCAGAGTATAAAAATCAATCACTTACATAGTATGATAATATCTGCTGCATAAGAACCATGTAGATGGTTCTGTGGCAGGCTTCGTATCAGGGAATGTCTTTTTGCTTACTACAGCTGCACATAGATGAATAAGTGATCTATCAAAATATCATGGCTGTACATCTCTAACTACAATTAAGTCTTATTGACTGCTTCTGTTCCAATTATAATCACACTTCCTGTAATTATATCAAATATGTATAGTTTTGGTCACACACCTTTTTTTTCATCCAATTGGCATTTAGCATCTTGCAACTTGTTTAACTAACATTGCTTTCTTAACTATCAATTCTTGTTGCTTCAGTCAAAGAGCAGTTACCACAGCGTTGTGGTGTAACTTTCTTGTCTTCTCTCTCAAATTTGGAGTGTGGCTTACAACTTCTAGCCATGTTATGTTAGCTGAAGTTGTGCACTCAGCTGCAGACTTTGCTAACCAGGTAACCTTTGCTTTGATAGTACATGATATCTTCTTCTCAGGTATTACTATTAATATAATATTTCATAGAGTTTTATAGAAGAATAAGATGTCAGAACTCACATCTTGTTTATTGTATCATAAATGCCTCTTTTCTCGACATCTCGAAATTGACATTTTGTACTATATCCTAGTTTCTGTCTTAGAATTACCTTCTGTTTAATTAACAAAGTATTTTAATATTGTAGGCCCTTCTTGCATATGGTTTGAACAGCTCAAGACGTGCTCCTGATGCTATTCACCCGTAGGTTTACCCCTAATTCTTATTATATATAACGCCTGCACTTCCAAAAGTTTCAGAGTTGAAGTGCCTCACTTATAACTCTAATATATTTTATACATTGTTTAGTCACTTAAAGTTGCTTAGCCTATCATATTTTATTGATTGCTCATTTCTTACTGCAGTTATGGCTATTCAAAGGAAAGATTTGTCTGGTCTTTAATATCTGCTGTTGGTATATTTTGCTTGGGTTCGGGTGCCACAGTTGTGCATGGGATTCAGAACCTGTGGAAAGCTCATGTACATCTTATGGGAATTTTGTCATCTAGAGTATCTTGTTGCTTGATTTTATCTCATTGCtgttatgcttgtatgtttgctTTTGTAACAGCCTCCTGAAAATATGCATTATGCTGCCTTAGTGATTGGTGGATCCTTTCTCATTGAAGGTATATCTCATAACTTCCATACTTATATTTTTGGAGTTGCCATTGTGACTATGTTATTCATCCTAGGTGCATCACTTCTTGTTGCTATTAATGCTGTGAAGAAAGGTGCAGCTTCAGAAGGAATGAAAGTGTGGGACTATATTTGGCAAGGCCATGATCCAACATCTGTTGCTGTTATGACAGAGGTTAACCTATGTTGCATACAGCTACAAAAATGTCTTGTTTTCTTATCAATGCGTTTCAAATTAAATGCTTTTATTTGGACCATGTTTCTTACATACATAAATTGTTGTCATCAACATTACCATTTATCTATCAATTTTCTTTAACTGTTTTTATCAATTGCTCTATCTCCCATCCATGTCTGAgcatttctttttccctttctttcttgaaAGGTCTTATCTAGTGATAACTATGCAGGATGGTGCTGCAGTTACTGGCCTTGCAATTGCTGCAGCATCACTGGTTTCTGTTAATATGACAGGAAATCCAATATATGACCCTATTGGTTCCATCATAGTTGGAAATCTGCTTGGGATGGTATGTTTTAACTTACTCTTGAGATGCCTTGATAAATACTTTTGAGTAGGTTTCTTGTGAAGTTCCTAGCAACCAATTATAAGTTATTTTGAAGCAAATGGATAGATTCACATGAGAGGCCGCAAATGTTCCTCTGTCCTATAATTGATACAGTTCAGCTGGATGTTGTCTTGCTTTTGTAGGTTGCGATATTTCTAATTCAGAGGAACAGGCATGCATTAATTGGTAGAGCAATTGATGATCACGACATGGAAAAAGTACTTCGGTTTCTTAAATCTGACCCAGTGAGTACTAGACATGAAATACCCGACATGTTTAAGCAGTGAAGTTTCTCTAACAGTTGCATGTGCATTTAAATCTTTTGCAGGTTGTAGATGCTCTATATGATTGCAAGAGTGAGGTGATTGGCCCTGGGTTTTTTAGATTCAAAGCAGAAATAGGTATTTCCCCTTGAGATTATGCATCAGTCATTTAATATGGTTTGTTGGATTCTTATCAAAGATTGTAGTTGAAATTACCAATTACTCCATGTTGAATTTGCTGGCACTGTCTATACGGGCAAACACTGATGGAGTTGTGATCCTTCTTTGCCAGTAAAGCTTTAGCTATTTTGATCTTGTGATAGGTTTGTGATCCTTGATTACCTTTGTGATTAGAGGTATCTTATGCATAGATAAAATTGTGAAATCCCATAGTTCTCAAcggctagttttttttttttttttttttctgcatCAATCTCGCATGGATACTCAAATAGTTGTGGTTTACAATCATATTTTATCTTGAAGCATAGTGTTGCATAGATTTAGATTATTATGTGGCATCGTCAACACATGAAAGGTTGTTGGTATAATAAGCACAAAGGCTTCCACTAATGACATATATGTCGTGCTACAGATTTCAATGGGGTTGTGGTGGTCCAAAATTATTTAGAAAGAACAGGACGCGACGAGTGGGCAAAACAGGTATGTGAATGTTACCTTCTGTTGATTCACATAGCTTTATCTCTTACTGCTTTAGTATCATTGATTACTTTGGACCACTGTAATACTTGCcatattgattaatttgatttctTATTGTTGCTATTTATACTAGAAAATTTCCAACTCATAAATAGGATGTTTTCAAAACTCACACCCTTCTTACTTGCATTCACAGTTTCGGGAGGCCGCGAAGTCTGAAGATGACAATGCACTTCTTAATGTTATGGCTACTTATGGTATGATATCTGGGTTATGCTGGTCATGTACATGCCCTACTTCAATCTCTAAATTCTTCCATGTGTAATTGTGATCAAAGGTGAGGATGTCGTCGAAGCGCTAGGCAGCGAGGTTGATAGGCTTGAATCAGAAATTCAGAAGATTGTTCCTGGTATTAGACACGTTGATATAGAGGCACATAACCCTGAAGCAGTTCTCTCGGTGCTGCCTAAAGCTTGACCTCCATCAGCTTGCGCCATTTCTCTTCTATTTCATCAACAAATCTAACTCATTTATGCGAGAATTTGAAACTTTATTTCTTTAGAGGTCATGTTTTGGCGATTAGCTGTGTATATCTCATAAAATTTTCCCTTATCTTAATATTGATTAATCATTCCACCTTTCTTTAGAGGTCATGTCTAAGCTACTAAAACCTCTTAACATGGTTGAACAATATCATGTAATATGAGATGAGAATGATTCTTGAATCTTGATCGACCTTAACATTAAGTAAATGTGTAGTATTTGCATTAAATACAAGGTGATTTCACATATATCTTGTGAGGGATCGTCATATATACTCATGATTTTTTGAAGGGGGTAtggtttcttgatctccaagatgcGAGGGGCTTAGAGTGCTTGCAATTTGTGAGCTTGCAATTTGTGAGTATGAGCTTTTGCGAGCTTGATAAAATTTGGCCTATTCAGCGGTCAGTTTACTTGGTTTATCGGTTTCTATTAATTTTGGTATATGATATTTTATATAGAATCGGATAATCGATTGATATTTTTATAGGTTTTACCGGTTCTAGTTGAATTAGTTTCGGTTGATTAATCGGTTCCAATCGAGAACATGTAATAGAATAAGGTTTGAATAAGTGGATTTAGTGGAGTGGGTTAttggtttttttttta includes these proteins:
- the LOC122052239 gene encoding metal tolerance protein C4-like, coding for MRTSLGVVVTLRRLRDHLAPDLRRSPPFPLFPFSSLSGSIGVPPASCLPSLVPHSSSRGEEKSTQTRDHALGFFFASPRSGAAIFRPFLVKYCSREYSSSAKLPGSGTSATLTSQVRNYSLRVAKAKTIAFDDGLSQRAVTTALWCNFLVFSLKFGVWLTTSSHVMLAEVVHSAADFANQALLAYGLNSSRRAPDAIHPYGYSKERFVWSLISAVGIFCLGSGATVVHGIQNLWKAHPPENMHYAALVIGGSFLIEGASLLVAINAVKKGAASEGMKVWDYIWQGHDPTSVAVMTEDGAAVTGLAIAAASLVSVNMTGNPIYDPIGSIIVGNLLGMVAIFLIQRNRHALIGRAIDDHDMEKVLRFLKSDPVVDALYDCKSEVIGPGFFRFKAEIDFNGVVVVQNYLERTGRDEWAKQFREAAKSEDDNALLNVMATYGEDVVEALGSEVDRLESEIQKIVPGIRHVDIEAHNPEAVLSVLPKA